One window of the Schistosoma mansoni, WGS project CABG00000000 data, supercontig 0125, strain Puerto Rico, whole genome shotgun sequence genome contains the following:
- a CDS encoding ribosomal protein L15, putative, whose product MGAYKFMQELYRRKQSDVMRYIQRMRCWEYRQSHAIVRVTRPSRPDRARRLGYKAKQGYVIYRIRIRRGGRKRQVPKGATYGKPAGEGVNQLKNQRSIQAVAEERVGRKCGALRILNSYWVGEDSTFKFFEVICIDPFHKAIRRDPQIRWICKAHQKHREMRGLTSAGSKSRGLGKGHKFHKTIGGSRRAAWKRLNTVEMRRKR is encoded by the exons ATGGGCGCTTATAAGTTTATGCAGGAGCTTTACCGTCGCAAACAGTCTGATGTTATGCGTTACATACAACGTATGAGATGCTGGGAATATCGGCAATCTCACGCCATCGTTCGCGTAACTCGACCATCTCGCCCTGACAGGGCTAGAAGATTAGGTTATAAGGCCAAACAGGGTTATGTTATCTATCGCATTCGAATTCGCCGAGGTGGTAGAAAACGTCAAGTCCCAAAGGGTGCAACATATGGTAAACCTGCTGGTGAAGGTGTTAACCAGTTGAAAAATCAGCGATCAATACAAGCAGTTGCAGAG GAGCGAGTAGGTCGGAAGTGTGGTGCTCTTCGCATCCTTAACTCGTACTGGGTTGGGGAGGATAGCACGTTTAAATTCTTCGAAGTTATTTGCATTGATCCTTTCCATAAAGCTATCAGGCGTGACCCTCAAATTCGCTGGATATGCAAAGCTCATCAGAAACACAGGGAAATGCGAGGTCTTACATCAGCTGGTTCTAAGTCGAGGGGTCTCGGCAAAGGACACAAGTTCCATAAGACAATTGGTGGTTCCAGACGTGCAGCTTGGAAGCGCCTCAATACTGTAGAGATGCGACGAAAGCGCtaa